Proteins found in one Bremerella volcania genomic segment:
- the ptsP gene encoding phosphoenolpyruvate--protein phosphotransferase codes for MRVFQGIAVSSGVAIAKAMVVDDQQPRVTRRFISRANVDAELKRLASAMDLVAEQIQTSQEEVATELGDQYGAIFSAHLQMVRDEKLNESLIDSIRYRHYTAEYAVSQSFARYIQFFERVPNPFLRERAGDFRDIEQRLLNVLFGADAKRKLAAKQPSIVIAHDLTPSEMANLDRVNIRGIVTEVGGPGSHSAIVAEALELPAVVGVGPHLREIQTDTTLIIDGHQGRVIVQPDEETIARYKQEVEQQRQTKIKLRGLRDLPAVTTDGETITLMANIEFPHEADACIERGASGVGLYRTEFLYLGQDSEPTEEDHYQVYSKVIRDMQGSPIVIRTLDLGADKIFGDDHPPEQNPFLGLRSIRLSLRNTDQFRRQLRAILRASVLGDVSVMFPLVSTLHELRQAKMLLSDLMEDLEEQSIAFNRDLKVGIMVEVPSSVVMLDRFAQEIDFISIGTNDLVQYTLAVDRNNPDVATLYNSCDPAVLRLIQMAVDSAKKGNIEVTLCGQMGGNPVYTMLLIGMGLRSLSVTPSAIPEIKQICRTVSAQKCRELATRVRDMDNAWEIKRLLRESLRQLFPDDA; via the coding sequence ATGCGAGTTTTCCAAGGGATTGCGGTCTCATCCGGCGTGGCCATAGCCAAGGCCATGGTGGTAGACGATCAGCAACCTAGGGTGACTCGTCGCTTTATTTCGCGAGCAAATGTCGACGCGGAACTGAAGCGACTGGCTAGTGCGATGGATCTGGTCGCCGAGCAAATTCAGACCAGCCAGGAAGAAGTTGCCACGGAACTGGGGGACCAATACGGTGCCATCTTCTCGGCCCACTTGCAGATGGTTCGGGATGAAAAGCTAAACGAATCCCTCATCGACTCGATTCGTTACCGTCATTACACGGCCGAATATGCCGTCTCGCAGTCATTTGCTCGCTATATCCAGTTCTTCGAACGCGTCCCCAACCCATTCTTACGTGAACGAGCAGGCGATTTCCGTGATATTGAACAGCGTTTGTTGAATGTGCTGTTTGGTGCGGACGCCAAGCGGAAGCTCGCTGCCAAGCAGCCATCGATCGTGATCGCTCACGATCTGACCCCCAGCGAGATGGCTAATTTGGACCGGGTGAACATTCGTGGGATAGTCACCGAGGTGGGTGGCCCCGGCAGCCACTCTGCGATTGTGGCAGAGGCCCTGGAGCTACCGGCGGTTGTTGGTGTCGGACCTCATCTACGCGAGATTCAGACCGATACAACGCTGATCATCGACGGGCATCAGGGACGTGTGATCGTCCAGCCGGACGAAGAAACGATCGCGCGGTACAAGCAAGAAGTTGAGCAGCAGCGTCAAACGAAGATCAAACTTCGAGGTCTGCGTGATCTGCCTGCGGTTACGACCGATGGCGAAACGATTACGCTGATGGCCAACATCGAATTTCCCCATGAAGCCGACGCATGTATCGAGCGTGGTGCCAGCGGCGTGGGGCTGTACCGGACAGAGTTTCTGTATCTCGGCCAAGACAGCGAGCCAACCGAGGAAGATCACTACCAGGTCTACTCCAAGGTCATTCGCGACATGCAGGGAAGCCCTATCGTTATTCGCACTTTGGATTTAGGTGCCGACAAGATTTTCGGCGATGATCATCCGCCCGAGCAGAATCCGTTTTTGGGTCTGCGTAGTATTCGGCTTTCCTTGCGGAATACGGACCAGTTTCGCCGACAACTGAGGGCGATCCTGCGGGCGAGCGTATTGGGGGATGTATCGGTGATGTTCCCCCTGGTGAGCACGCTTCATGAGTTGCGGCAGGCCAAGATGCTACTGTCTGACTTGATGGAAGATCTCGAGGAACAGTCGATTGCCTTCAACCGAGACCTCAAAGTCGGCATTATGGTTGAGGTCCCATCGAGCGTCGTCATGCTGGACAGATTCGCTCAGGAAATCGATTTCATTAGTATTGGAACCAATGATTTGGTCCAGTATACATTAGCGGTGGATCGCAATAATCCAGACGTGGCAACCCTTTACAACAGCTGCGATCCGGCCGTTCTGAGGCTCATCCAGATGGCGGTCGATTCAGCGAAAAAGGGAAACATTGAGGTCACTCTGTGCGGCCAAATGGGGGGGAATCCCGTTTACACCATGTTGCTAATTGGCATGGGTTTGCGTAGTTTGAGTGTTACACCGAGCGCGATTCCTGAAATCAAACAAATATGTCGCACCGTCTCCGCTCAGAAATGTCGTGAGTTGGCGACTCGGGTGCGAGACATGGACAACGCGTGGGAAATTAAACGGTTGCTACGAGAGAGCTTACGGCAATTGTTTCCCGACGATGCCTAA
- a CDS encoding HPr family phosphocarrier protein, which yields MGDESIIRKVVVPNRQGLHARPANMFVKVALQYQSQVEITRDGLKVSGKSILDVMTLAAEQGTELTIIVTGPDAETAADALVDVVKRFIEEDDEENGT from the coding sequence ATGGGCGATGAATCCATCATTCGAAAAGTAGTCGTACCAAACCGGCAGGGACTTCATGCGCGCCCAGCGAACATGTTCGTTAAGGTCGCGTTGCAGTATCAGTCTCAAGTCGAAATCACGCGTGATGGCTTGAAAGTGAGTGGCAAGAGCATTCTCGACGTGATGACTTTGGCCGCTGAACAAGGTACGGAGCTTACGATTATCGTCACCGGTCCTGACGCGGAAACGGCTGCGGATGCTCTGGTAGATGTTGTGAAACGCTTCATCGAAGAGGATGATGAAGAGAACGGGACGTGA
- a CDS encoding PTS sugar transporter subunit IIA, which yields MKFADFISVKAIKPELESKDKEAVIRELAASLVASGDIMEDSADSIIKAILKREELGSTGIGRGIAVPHTKHPSVEKLVGTVGVSSEGVDFNSLDGESVHLFFLLVSPPDRPGDHLRALENISRQLRDDMFCKFLKQSKSVEDIKTLLDEADNNQFGS from the coding sequence ATGAAGTTTGCCGATTTTATCAGCGTTAAGGCAATCAAGCCGGAATTAGAGTCGAAGGACAAAGAGGCCGTCATCCGTGAATTGGCGGCAAGTCTCGTGGCGTCTGGCGACATCATGGAAGACAGCGCCGATAGCATTATCAAGGCCATCCTCAAACGCGAAGAGCTCGGCAGCACCGGTATTGGCCGTGGAATAGCCGTCCCTCACACGAAACACCCTAGCGTCGAGAAGCTGGTTGGCACGGTTGGTGTCAGCAGCGAAGGTGTCGACTTTAACAGCCTGGATGGCGAATCCGTGCACCTGTTCTTCCTGTTGGTTTCTCCTCCGGATCGTCCTGGTGACCACCTGCGAGCCCTGGAAAACATTTCGCGTCAGCTACGCGATGACATGTTCTGCAAGTTTTTGAAGCAGTCAAAGTCTGTTGAAGACATCAAGACACTGCTGGACGAAGCTGACAACAACCAGTTCGGCAGCTAA
- the hpf gene encoding ribosome hibernation-promoting factor, HPF/YfiA family yields the protein MQVNISTRHGQLSPASQETITEKVSKLNRLFERITAVEVTIDLEHTDKPEVELRVTAEKTEDFVATDKAESLLAALDSTIHKMEQQLRKHKEKLKAHRGKGQPATDAETNFEG from the coding sequence GTGCAAGTCAACATTTCAACGCGCCATGGTCAATTGAGTCCTGCCTCACAAGAAACAATCACCGAGAAAGTTTCTAAGTTGAATCGGTTGTTCGAGCGTATCACTGCGGTGGAAGTTACGATCGATCTGGAACATACCGATAAACCAGAGGTTGAATTACGAGTCACGGCCGAGAAGACGGAAGACTTTGTGGCGACGGACAAAGCGGAAAGCCTCCTAGCGGCTTTAGATAGCACCATCCACAAGATGGAACAGCAGCTCCGTAAGCACAAAGAAAAGCTGAAGGCGCATCGTGGTAAGGGACAGCCCGCCACTGATGCCGAAACGAACTTCGAGGGATAG
- a CDS encoding BBP7 family outer membrane beta-barrel protein: MKTFLSVPGALAGLLSASALFAQSPGDINQSSAYRPGATYYAEPSAPAKLWSQPTSNVSYKPEASLEPIQGDKAYMDALEGKQEDLGPPAMPGIEQSVLSSGNCDSGACYGSDVYADCCMPCSRWFAYGGALIMNRDLEKEVWLSYDDADYGRQVMGTHDAGMDWAGGYEVRLGKYTGCGTWAWEGVFWAIRDTTEFQVNDTQVTGNLNTVLEDAFQGLSYDSGGGLSNIENYYNNALNHRLRRTSDFYNIELNLFQDPTMFSCNSGCNSFSVGVLGGVRYFRFAESLSFSADTVDYSYTGQVDEVNYDIDVSNNLIGPQIGFITNMTHGCWNVHLATKLGIYGNIVTQDSELYGSNGYAVVNNVLSPNNGQEFNLSSSRGRVTFLGEFDLGVDYKVFNCLTFTGGYRALAVSGVGLAADQIPQNFEDFAVINDVQASSDVILHGAYLGGEFVW, from the coding sequence ATGAAGACGTTTCTTTCAGTACCTGGTGCCTTGGCTGGATTGCTAAGCGCCAGCGCTTTGTTCGCCCAGTCCCCTGGCGACATCAATCAATCATCGGCATATCGCCCTGGGGCGACCTACTATGCCGAGCCGAGTGCGCCCGCCAAGTTGTGGTCGCAACCAACCTCGAATGTGAGCTACAAACCCGAAGCCAGTCTCGAACCTATCCAGGGAGACAAGGCTTACATGGACGCCCTCGAAGGTAAGCAAGAAGACCTGGGGCCACCCGCGATGCCCGGAATCGAGCAATCGGTCCTTTCCTCGGGCAACTGCGACTCGGGCGCGTGCTACGGTAGCGACGTTTACGCCGATTGCTGCATGCCTTGCAGCCGTTGGTTCGCCTACGGCGGCGCTTTGATCATGAACCGTGACCTCGAGAAAGAGGTTTGGTTGAGCTACGACGACGCAGACTACGGTCGTCAGGTCATGGGCACGCACGACGCCGGAATGGATTGGGCAGGCGGTTACGAAGTTCGCCTGGGCAAATACACCGGTTGCGGCACTTGGGCTTGGGAAGGTGTATTCTGGGCAATTCGTGATACTACCGAGTTCCAAGTGAACGACACGCAAGTTACCGGCAACTTGAATACCGTCCTGGAAGACGCGTTCCAAGGTCTTTCTTACGACAGTGGCGGTGGTTTGTCGAATATCGAAAACTACTACAACAACGCCTTGAATCACCGACTTCGCCGTACATCGGATTTCTATAACATTGAATTGAACCTGTTCCAAGATCCAACCATGTTCTCTTGCAACTCGGGCTGCAACAGCTTCTCGGTTGGCGTCCTGGGGGGTGTTCGCTACTTCCGATTCGCTGAATCGTTGTCCTTCTCAGCTGACACGGTCGACTACAGCTACACCGGCCAGGTCGACGAAGTGAACTACGATATCGACGTCTCGAACAACCTGATCGGTCCACAGATCGGCTTTATCACCAACATGACGCACGGTTGCTGGAACGTTCACCTGGCTACCAAGCTCGGTATCTATGGAAACATTGTTACGCAAGATTCCGAACTATACGGTTCCAATGGGTACGCCGTTGTCAACAATGTCCTCAGCCCCAACAACGGCCAGGAGTTCAACCTGAGCAGCTCGCGAGGTCGCGTCACCTTCCTGGGTGAATTTGACCTGGGCGTCGACTACAAAGTGTTCAACTGCCTTACGTTCACCGGTGGTTACCGAGCCCTCGCCGTCAGCGGTGTTGGCCTGGCAGCCGACCAGATCCCGCAAAACTTTGAAGACTTCGCCGTTATCAACGACGTGCAAGCTTCAAGCGACGTGATCCTTCATGGTGCTTACCTCGGCGGCGAGTTCGTCTGGTAA
- a CDS encoding HDOD domain-containing protein: MTQNTSLKDLLAGAQLPALPQSAIRLLELAQDPENGPAEFAVPIEADPGLTGQVLRFVNSSYFGFSREISNVKLAITLVGIRTIKNFALWSAVFSLMPNPKSGPFDLKSLWQDSLRRGLFARAVGKHLGLKDAEDLFAAALLQDMAVPLLAKELGDKYRTLIEGRSEGQARISDLERETFGWTHAEAGGVIARGWSLPEAFAELIESHLDLEDYLAAPEKDPGRVAVALSALLPATADESWKELERFQSAYGKVMKGGPSIAETLEKVDADYEEFAPVLKLANPSVTLVELYNQSLQKSAT; this comes from the coding sequence ATGACGCAAAATACTTCTCTGAAAGACCTGCTGGCCGGAGCTCAATTGCCAGCTTTGCCGCAAAGTGCCATTCGCTTGTTGGAGCTCGCTCAGGATCCCGAAAACGGCCCCGCCGAATTTGCGGTACCAATCGAGGCAGATCCCGGGCTGACCGGACAGGTATTGCGATTCGTCAATTCGTCCTATTTCGGCTTCTCGCGAGAGATTTCCAACGTCAAACTCGCCATTACGCTCGTTGGAATTCGTACGATCAAGAATTTCGCACTCTGGAGTGCCGTGTTCAGCTTAATGCCCAACCCAAAGAGTGGGCCGTTTGACCTCAAGAGCCTGTGGCAAGATTCTCTGCGCCGCGGTTTGTTTGCCCGGGCTGTTGGCAAGCATCTGGGATTGAAAGATGCCGAGGATCTTTTTGCTGCCGCACTGCTACAAGACATGGCCGTTCCGCTGCTGGCGAAAGAACTCGGCGACAAGTACCGTACGCTGATTGAAGGCCGCAGCGAAGGTCAAGCACGTATTTCTGACCTGGAACGTGAAACCTTCGGATGGACCCATGCCGAAGCTGGCGGCGTGATCGCTCGTGGTTGGAGCTTGCCGGAAGCATTTGCGGAACTGATTGAATCGCACCTGGACTTGGAAGATTACCTGGCCGCTCCCGAAAAAGACCCAGGCCGTGTTGCTGTTGCCCTCTCGGCATTGTTGCCGGCGACTGCCGATGAGTCGTGGAAAGAACTGGAACGCTTCCAGTCGGCCTACGGTAAAGTCATGAAGGGCGGCCCATCGATCGCGGAGACCCTGGAAAAGGTCGATGCTGATTACGAAGAGTTCGCTCCGGTTCTTAAGCTGGCCAACCCGTCGGTCACGCTTGTCGAACTATATAATCAAAGCCTGCAGAAGTCGGCCACCTAA
- a CDS encoding response regulator transcription factor, whose amino-acid sequence MPTNPTVFVIDDDPAARESIGMLIRSLGLQVETFASAEQYLQAFDASRPGCVVTDMRMLGLSGLELQEQLVEMGERIPVILISAHANMQIAVKAMRNGAITFLEKPCQQQEIIDAVNEAIALDARWRQESRESTEAKENYEKLNAGERDVMKLMMVGKANKVIANRLDVSLRTVEARRHNVFKKMNVDNIPDLTRLAMKIDELRAEIESNSDSGDDTEEE is encoded by the coding sequence ATGCCGACGAATCCGACCGTGTTTGTCATTGACGACGACCCAGCGGCACGTGAATCGATAGGGATGCTCATTCGTTCCCTCGGCCTTCAAGTCGAAACGTTCGCGTCCGCCGAACAGTACTTGCAAGCGTTTGATGCCAGCCGCCCTGGTTGCGTCGTGACCGATATGAGAATGTTGGGACTCAGTGGCTTAGAGCTACAGGAACAATTGGTCGAGATGGGAGAACGGATTCCCGTGATTCTGATTTCGGCTCATGCCAACATGCAGATTGCCGTGAAGGCGATGCGGAATGGTGCGATCACCTTTCTGGAAAAGCCTTGCCAGCAGCAGGAAATCATCGACGCAGTAAACGAAGCGATCGCCTTGGATGCCCGCTGGCGACAGGAATCGAGAGAGTCGACCGAAGCCAAGGAAAACTATGAGAAGCTGAATGCCGGTGAACGTGACGTCATGAAACTGATGATGGTCGGCAAGGCAAACAAAGTGATTGCCAATCGGCTGGACGTTAGCCTCCGAACGGTCGAGGCTCGTCGGCACAACGTCTTCAAGAAAATGAACGTCGATAACATTCCCGACTTGACCAGGCTGGCGATGAAGATTGACGAACTTCGCGCTGAGATTGAATCGAATAGCGACTCTGGCGACGACACGGAAGAAGAATAA
- a CDS encoding PAS domain S-box protein, producing MAGKLRLLIVEDDPAHARLIMRGFRSEIDDFELSTHFSLKDARDTIEQSVPDLVIVDLSLPDGLGADLIEPQGKAARYPVMIITSQGDEQTAVDVLKRGAIDYVVKSEAGFAELPRLAKRSIREWRLQREKMEAEEALRNSEQRYRALIDHSPTSIVVACEGRIVLANGMAQKCLRASSTSEVVGKPIETFDIPDIAALAYADGRDADTRSPTQLNEYVLRRVDGTLLDVELMTTSVDYYGQNATQYVFQDITLRKAAETEMRIRDRAIASAGDGIFIVQLSKGEIKVVDCNQAFLEIVGCSRELVGQIGLKVIRCDSRYDARLRLIVAGIHSRQSARDTIRIHAENDEFRWVEISISPVQVSDSQNSHVVGVVHDITEKVNAEEEIRRHNAELAHFLRLTAMGELVAGLAHEVNQPLYAISNYAGTCENLLKSPDGIDKPSLQQCVSRIGQQARRAAEIIRRLRNFVSRTAPKAESVEINDLLGDSIALLTPLLEEQAIEISLEIDPSTPSVFVDRIQIEQVLINLITNAIDAIDDTNAERIIEIKTCLVETKNEPMVQVSVRDYGVGLPPGFDVFEAFQSTKEKGMGMGLSISRTIVESHGGKIWVESGSARGTIFFFTLPTSLQQVTGYADESDRVCH from the coding sequence ATGGCAGGTAAGTTGCGTTTGTTGATTGTTGAAGACGATCCCGCACACGCGAGACTTATCATGCGTGGGTTTCGTTCAGAAATAGACGACTTTGAACTTTCGACGCACTTTTCGCTCAAGGACGCACGCGACACCATTGAGCAATCTGTTCCTGATCTTGTGATTGTGGACCTCTCGTTGCCTGATGGTTTAGGAGCCGATCTGATTGAGCCGCAAGGGAAAGCGGCGCGATATCCGGTCATGATCATCACGAGTCAGGGAGACGAGCAGACGGCCGTTGACGTATTAAAACGGGGGGCGATCGACTATGTCGTCAAGTCCGAAGCTGGCTTCGCGGAACTGCCACGGCTGGCCAAACGGTCGATTCGGGAGTGGCGACTGCAACGCGAGAAGATGGAAGCCGAAGAAGCGCTGCGCAATAGCGAGCAGCGTTATCGAGCGCTGATCGATCACTCTCCGACGTCCATCGTAGTTGCCTGTGAAGGAAGAATAGTCCTCGCCAATGGAATGGCTCAAAAATGTTTGCGGGCAAGTTCCACCAGCGAAGTGGTAGGAAAGCCGATCGAAACGTTCGATATTCCTGATATTGCGGCCCTGGCCTATGCCGATGGAAGAGATGCTGATACGCGTTCGCCAACTCAATTGAACGAATACGTCCTGCGTCGAGTTGACGGGACTCTACTCGATGTCGAGTTGATGACGACCTCAGTTGACTACTACGGTCAGAATGCCACGCAGTACGTGTTCCAAGACATCACGCTGCGTAAAGCAGCCGAAACGGAAATGCGTATTCGCGATCGCGCCATTGCTTCGGCGGGAGATGGCATTTTCATTGTTCAACTTTCGAAGGGTGAGATCAAAGTTGTCGACTGCAACCAGGCATTTCTCGAGATCGTCGGCTGCAGTCGCGAACTGGTAGGGCAAATCGGGCTGAAAGTGATTCGGTGCGATTCGCGATACGATGCCCGCTTGCGCTTGATTGTCGCCGGGATTCATTCCCGGCAGTCTGCGCGAGATACGATCCGGATCCATGCTGAAAACGACGAGTTTCGCTGGGTTGAAATCTCGATCTCTCCGGTGCAAGTCTCAGACAGCCAGAACTCGCATGTCGTTGGCGTCGTGCATGACATCACGGAAAAGGTGAATGCCGAGGAAGAAATCCGACGACATAATGCGGAACTAGCTCATTTTCTGCGACTGACGGCGATGGGGGAGTTAGTCGCCGGGCTCGCTCATGAGGTGAATCAACCGCTGTACGCAATATCGAACTATGCCGGGACTTGCGAGAACCTTCTCAAGTCGCCGGATGGGATTGATAAGCCGAGTCTGCAGCAGTGCGTTTCTCGAATTGGCCAGCAAGCCCGGCGTGCTGCCGAAATCATTCGCCGTCTTCGAAATTTCGTGAGTCGCACGGCCCCTAAGGCAGAGTCTGTCGAGATAAATGATTTGCTTGGCGATTCCATTGCACTCCTGACGCCGCTTCTGGAAGAACAGGCAATCGAGATTTCTCTGGAGATAGATCCTTCGACGCCCAGTGTATTTGTCGATAGAATTCAGATAGAGCAGGTTCTGATTAATTTGATTACTAATGCGATTGATGCGATTGACGACACCAACGCTGAACGTATCATCGAGATCAAGACATGCCTTGTTGAGACTAAGAATGAGCCAATGGTTCAGGTTTCCGTGCGCGATTATGGTGTAGGCCTCCCTCCAGGCTTCGATGTGTTCGAGGCTTTTCAATCGACCAAGGAAAAGGGAATGGGGATGGGCTTATCCATTAGCCGCACAATTGTCGAGTCGCATGGGGGCAAGATTTGGGTTGAATCGGGCTCCGCACGCGGTACGATCTTTTTCTTCACGCTTCCAACTTCCCTCCAACAGGTAACTGGTTATGCCGACGAATCCGACCGTGTTTGTCATTGA
- a CDS encoding response regulator, which produces MVSNISRVLLVEDNPAHAKLMMRTLREFGESLDIDHVTDGEAALAYLFRINEFQHKNKLPHLVLLDLRIPKFDGLTVLGRIKQDPVLKQIPVVILTTSDADSDIRGASDRFANSYLVKPIEYVQFVNLMRSVGAYWTKLNQTPSP; this is translated from the coding sequence ATGGTCAGCAATATCAGTCGCGTTCTCTTGGTCGAAGACAATCCGGCCCATGCGAAACTGATGATGAGGACTCTCAGGGAGTTTGGCGAGTCGCTGGACATCGATCACGTCACCGATGGCGAAGCCGCTCTTGCCTATCTTTTCCGAATCAATGAATTTCAGCATAAGAATAAGCTGCCGCACTTAGTGTTGCTTGATTTGCGAATCCCCAAGTTCGATGGCCTGACGGTGCTTGGCCGAATTAAGCAAGACCCAGTGCTCAAGCAGATCCCGGTTGTCATTCTTACGACGTCGGACGCCGATTCTGACATCCGAGGAGCTTCGGATAGGTTTGCTAACAGCTATCTGGTAAAACCAATTGAATACGTGCAATTTGTCAACTTGATGCGCTCTGTTGGGGCCTATTGGACAAAGTTGAATCAGACACCTTCTCCTTGA
- a CDS encoding DUF1559 domain-containing protein — protein sequence MNARTFRGFTLVELLVVIAIIGVLIALLLPAVQQAREAARRMQCMNHLAQLVLALHNYESANQHFPAGSINDTSPIRNVPKGYHHNWISATLPYLGDITTYDHIDFSKGVYDKAQNGPRALSLEMLECPSSPINRVNNRVGSSHYVGIHNHCELPISESNTGAFILNKPLSAANFHDGVAFTLFLAEADITPTSNLGWLSGTRATLRNTGAAPRSGPAIGLPNVYTDPAWLNTLEMQPSEAFDNITAISAGDSGGEDEKEKEGEQVAEAENLNEADFMDFEGKNVPLLQARVFGVIPNDPTLYVGGIGSYHPGGVNTAMGDGSVRFISETIGPVPYHQMGHRSDGQLRVSEY from the coding sequence ATGAACGCGAGAACTTTCCGCGGATTTACGCTGGTCGAATTGCTAGTTGTTATTGCCATCATTGGGGTATTGATTGCCCTATTGCTTCCCGCCGTGCAACAGGCACGCGAGGCCGCGCGTCGGATGCAATGCATGAATCATCTTGCTCAGTTGGTGTTGGCTCTGCACAACTACGAGTCCGCCAATCAGCACTTTCCGGCCGGCTCGATCAACGATACGAGCCCCATTCGGAATGTTCCGAAAGGGTACCATCACAACTGGATCTCGGCCACTCTCCCCTATCTCGGAGACATCACGACCTACGATCATATCGACTTCAGCAAAGGAGTTTATGACAAGGCACAAAACGGACCGAGAGCATTGAGCCTGGAGATGTTGGAATGCCCTTCGAGCCCAATCAATCGTGTGAACAATCGAGTCGGTTCGTCGCACTACGTAGGGATTCACAATCATTGTGAATTGCCAATCAGCGAATCAAATACCGGGGCCTTTATTTTGAACAAGCCCCTTTCGGCGGCGAACTTCCATGATGGTGTTGCCTTTACCCTTTTTCTTGCGGAAGCAGATATTACACCGACCAGCAATTTAGGTTGGCTAAGCGGTACAAGAGCAACACTGCGTAATACAGGGGCTGCTCCAAGGAGTGGTCCGGCGATTGGATTGCCCAATGTTTATACCGACCCAGCGTGGTTGAACACGCTCGAGATGCAACCGAGTGAGGCTTTCGACAACATTACTGCGATATCTGCTGGCGACAGCGGTGGCGAAGATGAGAAAGAGAAAGAAGGCGAGCAGGTTGCCGAGGCAGAGAACCTGAACGAAGCCGATTTCATGGACTTCGAAGGGAAAAATGTACCGCTCTTGCAAGCAAGAGTTTTCGGAGTGATTCCCAATGATCCGACCCTCTATGTCGGTGGCATTGGAAGCTACCATCCCGGCGGCGTCAACACAGCGATGGGGGATGGAAGCGTGCGTTTCATTTCGGAAACGATCGGACCGGTTCCGTATCACCAGATGGGGCATCGGTCTGATGGCCAATTGCGAGTCAGCGAGTATTAG
- a CDS encoding type II secretion system F family protein, translated as MAVLLGIVLLVLANQWDNTTHEESTLLRRALRLTAWMIICIGGVGWWIGVSGFVAVVLIPVVSFVLFGIGMQRYRVMENRSLVSIVIAGMEKGIPPVASAVAYRQEATGLQERKADRFAKALGAGMSLVDAARVARVFLPAETVMMLELGRTMGNVDAINKHSKEFVRDDTTNYGNLDLFLGGLITVVLVGFFQLALLTFTEIKIKPVLAMIIDDFDLGASGFPALWAWSEWSADIILWCLYFIIPIAFLLFILMVMVQCGVFSELPWGLRWVHGPLNECRFLNVLSVVVAADLPVQSALEVARARFPAGRIRRAARHVCRQQQAGADWIESLRKEGILNRGEAALASSAQDAGNLAWALKEISIGKRRRHLQRMAPAMKIALPILVLLAALPVLFAAIGIFLPIINLVTNLSLYSPVN; from the coding sequence ATGGCCGTCCTATTGGGCATCGTGCTGCTCGTTCTGGCGAATCAGTGGGATAACACAACCCATGAAGAGTCCACTTTGCTGCGTCGTGCGCTCCGTCTGACGGCGTGGATGATCATCTGTATTGGGGGAGTAGGTTGGTGGATCGGCGTCTCGGGGTTTGTGGCTGTCGTTCTCATCCCTGTCGTTTCCTTCGTTCTCTTTGGTATCGGCATGCAGCGTTACCGCGTTATGGAAAACCGTAGCCTGGTTTCGATCGTGATTGCCGGTATGGAGAAAGGAATACCACCGGTTGCCAGCGCCGTCGCGTATCGGCAAGAGGCGACTGGGCTCCAGGAGCGGAAAGCGGATCGGTTTGCCAAGGCTCTCGGTGCTGGTATGTCGCTGGTGGATGCGGCTCGGGTTGCTCGCGTGTTTCTGCCAGCCGAGACGGTCATGATGCTCGAACTGGGACGCACGATGGGAAATGTCGACGCAATCAACAAGCATTCCAAGGAATTTGTTCGTGACGACACGACCAACTACGGCAATCTCGACTTATTCCTTGGCGGCCTGATTACGGTCGTCCTGGTTGGGTTTTTTCAGTTAGCATTGCTGACATTCACCGAGATCAAAATCAAGCCTGTGTTGGCGATGATCATCGATGATTTCGATTTGGGGGCCAGCGGTTTTCCTGCGTTGTGGGCCTGGAGTGAGTGGTCGGCGGACATAATTTTGTGGTGTTTATATTTCATCATACCCATTGCCTTTTTGCTATTCATACTAATGGTGATGGTGCAGTGTGGCGTTTTCAGCGAATTGCCTTGGGGGTTGCGTTGGGTTCACGGACCGCTGAACGAGTGTCGATTCTTAAACGTCCTGTCGGTAGTTGTTGCTGCTGACTTGCCAGTGCAAAGTGCATTGGAGGTTGCACGAGCCAGGTTTCCTGCCGGAAGAATCCGTAGAGCTGCTCGGCATGTCTGTCGACAGCAACAAGCCGGCGCCGATTGGATCGAGTCGCTCCGCAAAGAGGGGATATTGAATCGAGGTGAAGCGGCTTTGGCCAGTTCGGCTCAGGACGCCGGCAACCTGGCATGGGCCCTCAAAGAGATTTCGATTGGTAAGCGTCGTCGACATTTGCAACGCATGGCGCCGGCAATGAAAATAGCGTTACCAATTCTCGTCTTGTTGGCCGCCCTGCCGGTACTATTCGCTGCGATTGGGATTTTTCTTCCCATTATAAACCTGGTGACTAACTTGTCACTTTATTCGCCGGTGAACTAA